A region of the Arthrobacter sp. FW306-07-I genome:
GCGTGTTTTGCCCGCCAGGACGGGGGGGTGTTGATGCTGAAGAAACCTGCATCGTGCGAGAGTGTCAGGCGGTCGGCGTAGCCCAGTTCGCAGAGTTTTACGAGCATGTCTATGCGTTGGTCGTCCTGCAGCACCTGTTCCATGCCGAACCGGTCGAGCCCGATGGTTGATCCGTTGTCCATGAGTTCCCGGAGGTAGCTCAGGTCAGTGCTGTCGCCGCAATGTCCGATGACCAGGTGTTCCAGCGGAACTCCGAGGGCTTCGAAGAACTTCTGCTGGTCCCGTCCGGTGAAGTGTTCGGCGTGGGTGTGGGTGGTGATAGTCGTTCCGGTTTCCTGGTGGGCTACGGCCGCTGCCCGCATGATCCGGTCCACGTCCGGGGTGATCCCGTATTCGTCCGTTGCGATCTTGATCATGGCGGCCTTGACTGCGGTGTCGGCGATGCCCTGGGTGATGTCTTTGATGAAGTACTCTTCCAGCGGTTCGGGCCGGTCGACTATGAGTCCTGGACCATTGACCTTGAAGAACATCGGCAGGTCTTTGAAGCTGTAGAAGCCGGTGGCCACGACAATGTTGATTTCTGTCTCCGCGGCCACCTTCTGGATCCTGGGGATGTAGCGGCCGAGGCCCGGGACGGTGAGGTCGACTACCGTGTCGATGCCTTTGGCCTTGAGAGCGTTCAGGCCGTCAATGGCTTTCTGGACGAAGCGGTCTTCATCCCATTCGGGGTGGGGGTAGTTTTGTTCGAGTTCGGGGTTTTTGGTGAACAGGTGCTCGTGGGTCAGGGTGGTGCCGAGGTTTTCTACGGCGACTGGTCCCCGGACTGTTTCGACGCTGGTCATGATGGCTTTTGCCTTTCCTTCGTTCCGTCTGAAAGTTTTCTACTGTGCGGCGCTTACGGGCGTCTGCCGGTGGATCTGGTCCAGTGCTTTGCGGATGATGGCAAAGTCCAGGGCCGCGGTGACCAGGTTGAACCCGTCAGCGATGAGCTTTTCCGGGTCCCCGGTAATGCCGACAATCCGGTTGTTGTCGAGGCAGGCCTGTCGGATGCGGGTGATGGCGCTGATATGTTCGGGATCGGTGGCTTGTTCGATGTTTAGTGGCTGGCCGCCGAGGCTGACGCCCAGGTCGGCCGGTCCGATGTAGACGCCGTCGATTCCCGGTGTGGTGATGATGTCCTCGAGGTTGTTCAGCGCTTCGGCGGTTTCAATCATGACCAGGCACAGGACCTCGCGGTTGACGGTTTCCGGGTCGGTTCCAAGGCCGTAGCGGGCGCGGATGGGTCCCCAGCTGCGCTCACCCTGGGGGTAGTACCGGCAGGCCCGGGCGGCGAGGGCAGCCTCCTCGGCCGTGTTGACCATCGGTACGATGACGCCCTCGGCTCCGGCGTCAAGTGCCTGGCCGATGAGGGCGCGGTCGTTCTGGGCCACCCGTACCAGGGGTGTGGTCTGGCTGGCGGCGATCGCGCGGAGCATTTCGATCAGGGTGTCCTGGGATGTCAGGCCGTGCTGTTGATCGATGTAGATGAAATCGAATCCTGCCATCGCGAACTCTTCGGCGATTTGGGCGCTTCCCAGGGCGCAGGAGAGTCCAACGGCGGCGTGGCTGGCTGACAGGCGGGTCTTGAGCCTGTTGGGGCGGGGAAGGCTGGTCATAGTTTGTACCAGGACTTAGCGGTTTGGGACATCAGCTTTGCCTTCATCGTCTCGGGGACGATGTCCAACAGTTCGTCGATGTGGTCGTCATGGCGGTGCGGGTAGTCGGTGGCGAACATCAGCAGGTCGTCCGAACCAAGCCATTCGATGATTCGCTGCGAGTGTTCACGCGGCCCGAGGTCGGCGGGCGCTACGGAGAAACGGACGTGGTCCCTGACGATATCCAGGGGCAGCCGGTCGACCCACGGGGTTTCGCGGCGCAACCCTTTCCATTTCTTGTTCATGCTCCAGCCCCACATGGGAACCCAGCTGAATCCTCCTTCCATGACCGCCACGCGCAGGGTCGGGAACTTCTGGAAGACGCCTTCAAAGACCATGCTTGTCAGCTGTGCGAGGTAGACCTGGGTTTCGGCGGCATATTCCTCCGCATACCAGGATGAGTAGCCTGTCGGGGACGGGGCGTCTTCTGTCGTACCGCCCCATTGGAGGCCGACAACGAGATCGTTCCGGGTAGCCGCCTCGTAGATTGGGTGGAATATCCGCTGGCCGTAGAGGCGTTCGGAGCGGACCGGAAGCATAACCTGAACGAAACCGGGGTGAGATCCGACTCGGTCGATTTCGGCCGCCGCCGCGATCGGGTCACGGGCCGGAATCACCAGGGACGCTGCAAGGCGCGGATCCTTGCTCAGCCATTCTGCGATGATCCAATCGTTTACGGATGCGGCCAAGGCTGCCGCCCAATCGGGGTGGCGAAGGGAGTCCACACCGTAGTAGCAGTTAAGTACCGCACGGTCCACCTGCCAGGGGTTGAGGATGTCCTTCTGCAGCATGGACAGCTGGGACGCCGGCATCAGCGCCTCGTGGCGCCACTCTTCCCGGGCGGTGGTGGCAGCTCCTGGCGGGTAGCTCAGGCGCGGGGCGGCCGGGCCGTGCCAGCCACGTTCCTTGGTGCCTTGGACCCAGACAGGATCCATGTAATCGAAGAGAGTATCGATGGAGGGAACGTTGGCGTGGACGTCGCAGTCGATGACGGGGCCGGTCCAGAGGGTGCTTCTCTTGGTTCCGGCGAGCAGG
Encoded here:
- a CDS encoding phosphotriesterase family protein, whose translation is MTSVETVRGPVAVENLGTTLTHEHLFTKNPELEQNYPHPEWDEDRFVQKAIDGLNALKAKGIDTVVDLTVPGLGRYIPRIQKVAAETEINIVVATGFYSFKDLPMFFKVNGPGLIVDRPEPLEEYFIKDITQGIADTAVKAAMIKIATDEYGITPDVDRIMRAAAVAHQETGTTITTHTHAEHFTGRDQQKFFEALGVPLEHLVIGHCGDSTDLSYLRELMDNGSTIGLDRFGMEQVLQDDQRIDMLVKLCELGYADRLTLSHDAGFFSINTPPSWRAKHAPNWHHANISDRILPALRERGVSDETIHQIMVTNAARVLVGRRP
- a CDS encoding amidohydrolase family protein; amino-acid sequence: MTTALLAGTKRSTLWTGPVIDCDVHANVPSIDTLFDYMDPVWVQGTKERGWHGPAAPRLSYPPGAATTAREEWRHEALMPASQLSMLQKDILNPWQVDRAVLNCYYGVDSLRHPDWAAALAASVNDWIIAEWLSKDPRLAASLVIPARDPIAAAAEIDRVGSHPGFVQVMLPVRSERLYGQRIFHPIYEAATRNDLVVGLQWGGTTEDAPSPTGYSSWYAEEYAAETQVYLAQLTSMVFEGVFQKFPTLRVAVMEGGFSWVPMWGWSMNKKWKGLRRETPWVDRLPLDIVRDHVRFSVAPADLGPREHSQRIIEWLGSDDLLMFATDYPHRHDDHIDELLDIVPETMKAKLMSQTAKSWYKL
- a CDS encoding HpcH/HpaI aldolase family protein, with translation MTSLPRPNRLKTRLSASHAAVGLSCALGSAQIAEEFAMAGFDFIYIDQQHGLTSQDTLIEMLRAIAASQTTPLVRVAQNDRALIGQALDAGAEGVIVPMVNTAEEAALAARACRYYPQGERSWGPIRARYGLGTDPETVNREVLCLVMIETAEALNNLEDIITTPGIDGVYIGPADLGVSLGGQPLNIEQATDPEHISAITRIRQACLDNNRIVGITGDPEKLIADGFNLVTAALDFAIIRKALDQIHRQTPVSAAQ